The Terriglobales bacterium genomic interval AGAACCTCGATCCGGGCCTCTACCCTTTCGACGCCATCTTCTTCCTCTCCCAGACCCGGCTCACGCTCTTTGACGAGATGGCCGCCTGGTTCACGCACAGTTTTGGTTTCTCACTCGAGTGGACGATGTTCGCGCTGTATCTCGCGACCACCTACCTTTCGCTCGCCGCCTGCCTGGCCTTGGCGCGCCGCTGCTTCTCAAGCAGCGTCGCGCATTGGGCGGCGGTCACCATGATCTGCGCCGTGCTTCCGCTGCACGCTACCGGAACGCTGGTCCCCATGCAGGACCGCTACCTGCACCCGCGTGGCCTGGCCACCGCCGCCATCCTGTTCGCCGTCACTGCGGTGCTCGACCGCAAGCCGCGCGCGCTGGCGTGGCTGGCCTTCGCCGGAGTCCTCCATCCCCAGATGGCGTTTTTCGGCGTGATGCACATCGGCGTGCTCGTCGTCTTGCAGGTGCGGATGCCGTTGCGGGCGGCGCTCTTCGCACAGCTCCCGGCGTGGGAGCCGGCCAATCCTGCCTGGCGCGACGTCATGCTTACGCGCATTCACCACTATCCCCTCAAGTGGCCGTGGTACGAATGGCTGGGCGTGGCCTTCCCCATGGTCCCGTTGTGGCTGTTCGCGCGCTCGGCGCAGCAGCGGGGTGAGGCGGCGCGCGCGCTGGTCTGCCGCGCCTTTTTCCTTTCCGGCTGCCTGGGCATCGCAACCGCCATCGCAGTCTCCACCGTGCCGCAGTTCGAGCGCTTCGTGCCCATCCAGTTCATGCGCGTGCTTCACCTCATCTACTGGATCTTCTTCCTGATGCTCGGCGGGTGGCTGGGCGAGCGCTTCCTCGGACGCAGTGCGCTCCGCTGGGCGCTGTGTTTCGGGCTCATTGCCGCGCCGGTGGTCTACGGCTACTCCTTTTATTACGGCAAGAGCCCGCACATCGAGTGGTCGGGCCGCGTGCCGCGCCACGCGTGGCTCGAAGCTTTCGACTGGATACGCCACAACACGCCGCGCGACGCGCTGTTCGCGGTGGATCCCATGTATCTCGAGCGCCCGCGCGCCGATTATCACGGTTTCCGCGCCCTGGCCGAGCGCAGCATGCTGGCCGACTACGGCAAAGACCGCGGCGTGGTCGGCCTCTTTCCCGAACTCGCGTATGAGTGGCGCCAGGAGTACGAAGACCAGCGACGCTGGCGCGAATTCA includes:
- a CDS encoding DUF6798 domain-containing protein, with product MNRALRDALLLLALTAAALALHGYHLGVDDQVIYLPAIKKNLDPGLYPFDAIFFLSQTRLTLFDEMAAWFTHSFGFSLEWTMFALYLATTYLSLAACLALARRCFSSSVAHWAAVTMICAVLPLHATGTLVPMQDRYLHPRGLATAAILFAVTAVLDRKPRALAWLAFAGVLHPQMAFFGVMHIGVLVVLQVRMPLRAALFAQLPAWEPANPAWRDVMLTRIHHYPLKWPWYEWLGVAFPMVPLWLFARSAQQRGEAARALVCRAFFLSGCLGIATAIAVSTVPQFERFVPIQFMRVLHLIYWIFFLMLGGWLGERFLGRSALRWALCFGLIAAPVVYGYSFYYGKSPHIEWSGRVPRHAWLEAFDWIRHNTPRDALFAVDPMYLERPRADYHGFRALAERSMLADYGKDRGVVGLFPELAYEWRQEYEDQRRWREFTAEDFRALKRKYGVSWVLLEKPGVPGLTCPYQNEELMVCRVE